ACAATACCGATATACTTCTGAAAGGTGAAAAGTCCGGGTGATGAAATAGCTTTCATAATTCTAATGTTTACAAAACAAAGGTAAGCATACTTTTCATAATGTCAAGTATACTTTACAAAATATATAAGACCCTATGTGTTATACAGTTGGTGAGGACACCAACTGACGCAATGGTTAAACCTGGATATTTCTCTCCTTTTAAAGGAGAGATGCCCGCAGGGCAGAGAGGTTATAGCCTATAAGATAAAAACGAACCTATATAAATGGTTAGTGAGGACACCTACTGACGCAATGGTTAAACCAGGATATTTTCTCTCCTTTTTAAGGAGAGATGCCCTCAGGGCAGAGAGGTTTATATTGACACTCCAGATGTATTATTTTAATCCCATGATGAGCTGATCACTTAAAAGAACTTGTCTACCGGGCAGGTCCCGCATTCGTAGCAGACTAATTACCAGCCTGATTAGCCAAAAAAGCTTTCAAAGGATTTATAAACCGGTCAAATACTTCAATATGTGGCAGATGGCCTACATTATCCAGTTCAACCAATTGTGATCCATTAATTTTCTGCTGTGTCTCTTTACCCAAAAACTGATAAAGTCCCATTTTTTCTCTTACTGCTGAATCTTTTACTTTATTTTTACCGATTGCAGTTCGGTCTCTCGTACCGATAATCAGTAAGGTTGGTGTTTTAATGTTACCGAATTCATAGACTACCGGCTGCGTAAATATCATATCCGAAGTCTGTGCATTATTCATAGCGACTGTAGGATAATCCGGAGATTTGATCCATCCTGTCAGCAAATACACCCATTCATCATATTCTGCTTTCCATTTATTATCATAATAGAAGCCTGACTGATAATTTCGGGTTGTTTCATAGTCAGCTTTCAGTTCATTCTGATAATTTTCATCAATCGTAGTATAGGGCGCCACTAATTTCCAGTCTTCCAGTCCGATTGGATTTTCAAGAATTAGCTTTTCAACCATATCCGGATACATCAAGGTAAACCTTGCTGCCAGCATGCCCCCCATTGAGTGCCCTAACAAATAAATCTGGTTCACTTTTAACTTTTCAAGCAATAGTTTTGTATTGCTGGCCAGTTGCTGAAAGGTAAACTGATAACCCACCGGCTTAGAAGACTTTCCAAATCCTATCTGATCCGGCACAATAACACGGTATCCTTCTTTTACCAGTGATTCAACTGTAGTTTTCCAATACGCTCCGTTAAAGTTCTTGCCATGCAGAAGCATGACCGTTTTACCATTTGATTGTGAGGGTTGCACATCCATATAGGCCATGCGGATCTCCTGCCCCTGACTTTTAAAATTCAGGTAGTGAACTTCATAAGGATAAGTATAATTAGTCAGCATGATATCCAGTACAGGACGTTTGTTTTGTGCCTGAGCTGTTCCGCAAAACAGGAGTATGTAAATCAAAATATGTCCGTATCTCATCGTGTTTATTATTTTTTTGATGATCTTCTTTTCCTTTCCAGATCCTGATTATTTATTAAGCCTGCAGAATTTTGCTTTTTTCCTGTTCAAATTCTTCTTTGGAAATAATTCCCGCATCCAGCAAATCCTTCAGATCAAACAGAGCTTGTTTTTTCTGTGCCATATCCATTGCCGGTTTTTCCTCTCTTGATACCTCTTTAACCGGAGAAACTAAACCTGATACGACCGGATCAGGTGCCGCACCATATTCAATCAGTAAGGCTGTAATTTCATTAAATCCCTGCATATTAGAATAATCTATGGCTTTTTGCTCCAGTACGTTAGTAATATCAGGAGAACTGCCATTAGAAAGCAAAAACCGAACAGCATCCTTCTTACCATAGGAAGCAGCATAGTGCAATGCTGTATTACCGGAGGCATCCTGCTTATCAATCTGTGCACCACTGTCAATTAATACTTTCATCAATGACAGATAGCCCGACTTTGCAGCGGTCTGCAATAATGTTTCTCCTGCATAATGAGGTTCATACCCCAGAATAAATGTGCGTGTTCCCGTACGTGCTATAAGTTTTTGGATATACTGTCCATCTTTTCCGTCAAACGAGTCTACCGGCCTTGCATAGTCCGGAGAGAGACCTTTGGAAATAAAGAGAGATAAAAGTTCTTTCTGGTTACTGCCACATACATACCAGACAGGTGATACGCCATCTGCGGATTCTGTAAAAATATCAGCTCCGGTCTCGACCAGCTTCTGCGCAATAATACGGTTACCTAGTTTAGTCGCGATAAGCAACGGACTTTCACTCTGATCATTCAGCAAATTAACGGTAGCTCCATTATCCAGAAGCATATTTACAATAGGAACAGAACTGCTGCTTACGGCTGTATTGAGTGCTGTATTTCCATTTTTATCAGTCAGATCTACATTTGCTCCATTATGAAGCAGCACCTGTACAACGGGCGGAAATTTGCCTTGTACCGCCAGCAATAACGGTGTTTCTGCCTGATTATTGAGCGCGTTGACATCCAGGCCTTCTTGCAGAAGTTTTTCTACAATCTCCTGCTGTCCGCTGCTTGCAGCGACATGAAGTAAACTGTTACCTTGAAAATCGTTGATCTGCAGATTAGCTCCCTGTTCGATCAGATATAAGGCGGTCTGCTTTTGCTTTTGAAGGATAGCGAAGAAAACGGGAGTTTCTCCATTATGTTCCTCATAGCTGATATCCGCTCCGGCACTGATCAATTGTTTTACCAGGTCCAGATAACCCCGATGGGCAGCATAATGCAGTGCTGTACGTCCCATTTCGTCCGTGTATCGGACATCCACCTGTTGTTTTTCCAATAATATCTCAGCGATCTTACGTTTGCCGTCTTCACAGGCTTTTATAAATGATTGTGACATGATTTATTTCTACTGATTTAATAAAAGTTCTACCGTTTTGGTTTTAAGATTATCCTCCATCGCATAATCTACCGCTTTTTTATCTGCTGTATTTTCGACATTCGGATCTGTCCCTGCTTTCAGCAAAAGTTTGACCTTACGGTAAAGATCCTTAGCTGCCTTTTCCTCATAATTTACATTGAACCGGCAAACTTTATGAAGGAGTGTATTTCCTTCATTATCCTGATAGTCTATCCGGAAATATCCTTTCTCCAGCAAACGCTCCATTACTTCAAAGGGCTTTTCGGCAATCCAGTCCAGTCCGGATTTTTCTGCGCTATAGTACTGACTTGTCATCTCGGGATCTGCGCCATTTTCAAGAAACAATTCAAGTATCTCAAAATCATCTTCATTCCCATTCAACATCGCCCGGAGAAATGCATTCAGGAGATTTTCATTTTGTTTAGTCAGCATATGCCAGTCAGGAGTCTGGTATTCCAACAGAAGCTTTACCATATCTTTATTATGCAGATGTACCGCAGCATGATAAAATGCATTTTCACCTTTCCAATCCTGTACGGAGGGGTCTGCACCATTTTCAAGCAACAAAGTAAGAAGGGAAATATTTCCGGCAGAAACTGCCCGGCACAAAGGCGTTCTGTTTTCTACGTTTACAACATCCACTTCTACTCCATTTTGAAGCAGCCAGGCAACGATTTCAGGTGCATTTTTAACATTCATAGGCGATACGCTGCAGGCATGATATAACAGAGACTGGTCGTATTTATCTTTCTGATGAATATCTGCTCCACATGCTACAAGTTTTTGCAGGGATCCAAGAGGAGCTCCGATACCCAATGCATACTGAAGCAATGTTAC
The Sphingobacterium spiritivorum genome window above contains:
- a CDS encoding ankyrin repeat domain-containing protein translates to MTNEELTALEKASYNGDDKLISDLINLLDGKKNFDDYKLKSSVRQFIQKGNYQILNALIDKGLIETDLYEYDRFNGSAIEVLIHPGITDQQALSAYLDWLPQLLNKIDDVDEEVSGVTLLQYALGIGAPLGSLQKLVACGADIHQKDKYDQSLLYHACSVSPMNVKNAPEIVAWLLQNGVEVDVVNVENRTPLCRAVSAGNISLLTLLLENGADPSVQDWKGENAFYHAAVHLHNKDMVKLLLEYQTPDWHMLTKQNENLLNAFLRAMLNGNEDDFEILELFLENGADPEMTSQYYSAEKSGLDWIAEKPFEVMERLLEKGYFRIDYQDNEGNTLLHKVCRFNVNYEEKAAKDLYRKVKLLLKAGTDPNVENTADKKAVDYAMEDNLKTKTVELLLNQ
- a CDS encoding alpha/beta fold hydrolase, which produces MRYGHILIYILLFCGTAQAQNKRPVLDIMLTNYTYPYEVHYLNFKSQGQEIRMAYMDVQPSQSNGKTVMLLHGKNFNGAYWKTTVESLVKEGYRVIVPDQIGFGKSSKPVGYQFTFQQLASNTKLLLEKLKVNQIYLLGHSMGGMLAARFTLMYPDMVEKLILENPIGLEDWKLVAPYTTIDENYQNELKADYETTRNYQSGFYYDNKWKAEYDEWVYLLTGWIKSPDYPTVAMNNAQTSDMIFTQPVVYEFGNIKTPTLLIIGTRDRTAIGKNKVKDSAVREKMGLYQFLGKETQQKINGSQLVELDNVGHLPHIEVFDRFINPLKAFLANQAGN
- a CDS encoding ankyrin repeat domain-containing protein, yielding MSQSFIKACEDGKRKIAEILLEKQQVDVRYTDEMGRTALHYAAHRGYLDLVKQLISAGADISYEEHNGETPVFFAILQKQKQTALYLIEQGANLQINDFQGNSLLHVAASSGQQEIVEKLLQEGLDVNALNNQAETPLLLAVQGKFPPVVQVLLHNGANVDLTDKNGNTALNTAVSSSSVPIVNMLLDNGATVNLLNDQSESPLLIATKLGNRIIAQKLVETGADIFTESADGVSPVWYVCGSNQKELLSLFISKGLSPDYARPVDSFDGKDGQYIQKLIARTGTRTFILGYEPHYAGETLLQTAAKSGYLSLMKVLIDSGAQIDKQDASGNTALHYAASYGKKDAVRFLLSNGSSPDITNVLEQKAIDYSNMQGFNEITALLIEYGAAPDPVVSGLVSPVKEVSREEKPAMDMAQKKQALFDLKDLLDAGIISKEEFEQEKSKILQA